From one Candidatus Nitrospira nitrosa genomic stretch:
- a CDS encoding bi-domain-containing oxidoreductase, translating into MKQILQNLASGGTSLADIPTPKIRENHLLIRTTRSQVSVGTERMLVEFGKANLLDKARQQPEKVRMVLDKIKTDGVLPTLEAVRNKLDQPLPMGYCNVGVVVEVGRGVAGFSVGDRVASNGKHAEMVCVPKNLCARIPDSVSDEAAAFTVIGAIGLQGIRLVQPTLGEAVVVTGLGLIGLMTVQLLRAHGCRVLGLDYDQNKLALAQQLGAETVDLNQNADPLGAAMVFSRGRGVDAVIITASTKSNEPVHQAALMCRKRARIVLVGVAGLELSRADFYEKELSFQVSCSYGPGRYDSTYEESGHDYPVGFVRWTEQRNFEAILDMVADGRLQTDVLISHRIPFDQATTAYDLISSRSPSLGIILEYPESDVFSQGRLLKRTLSRSNELLTGDRSSAEPVVGCIGAGNYATQVLLPAFKKTGIAFRTVASSMGVSAAHAGSKFGFLEVTSDNRCVIESADNNTVIIATRHDSHATFAGEALKAGKHVFVEKPLAITREELTTLCHVYEDCLRSQASPPLVMVGFNRRFAPQIQQMKQLLAGISEPKTFAMTINAGHIPRDHWTQDRLIGGGRIIGEGCHFVDLLRFLAASPIIGIQAMSAGEDNVTVTLRFADGSIGTVHYFSNGHKSFPKEQLEVFCSGKVLRLENFRKLRGYGWPGFRKMDLWSQDKGQAACVTAFVDAIRRGACSPIPWDELVEVTQVTFDIMDALA; encoded by the coding sequence ATGAAACAAATCTTGCAGAACCTCGCCTCCGGAGGGACCAGTCTTGCTGATATTCCAACCCCAAAGATCAGGGAAAATCATCTTCTGATTCGAACCACGCGGTCGCAGGTGTCGGTAGGAACCGAGCGCATGCTTGTCGAATTTGGTAAGGCCAACCTGCTGGACAAGGCACGCCAGCAGCCGGAAAAAGTACGAATGGTGCTCGATAAGATTAAGACAGATGGAGTCCTGCCCACACTTGAGGCCGTCCGGAACAAATTAGATCAGCCATTACCCATGGGGTATTGCAATGTTGGGGTGGTGGTCGAGGTCGGTCGTGGGGTGGCTGGCTTTTCCGTAGGGGATCGTGTGGCATCAAACGGCAAACATGCAGAGATGGTCTGTGTGCCGAAAAACCTATGTGCGCGAATCCCTGATTCTGTAAGTGATGAAGCGGCTGCGTTTACCGTGATCGGTGCGATTGGGCTACAAGGGATCCGGCTGGTCCAGCCAACTCTTGGTGAAGCTGTGGTAGTGACAGGACTTGGGTTGATTGGACTGATGACCGTTCAGTTATTGAGAGCGCATGGGTGTCGAGTGTTGGGATTGGATTATGACCAGAATAAGTTGGCGCTTGCTCAGCAGCTGGGAGCAGAAACGGTTGATCTAAATCAGAATGCCGATCCGCTAGGAGCGGCGATGGTATTTTCAAGGGGGCGAGGCGTGGATGCGGTGATTATTACCGCTTCTACAAAGAGCAATGAGCCGGTGCATCAAGCGGCTCTAATGTGCCGAAAACGAGCTCGAATTGTACTTGTGGGAGTTGCAGGCCTGGAACTGTCGCGTGCTGACTTCTATGAGAAGGAGCTGAGTTTTCAGGTGTCGTGTTCTTATGGGCCAGGTCGCTATGATAGCACCTATGAGGAGAGTGGCCACGACTATCCTGTTGGCTTTGTCCGATGGACGGAGCAGCGAAATTTTGAGGCGATTCTTGACATGGTGGCGGACGGTCGTCTCCAAACCGACGTGCTCATATCGCATCGTATCCCATTTGATCAAGCCACGACTGCCTACGATTTGATCTCGAGTCGATCTCCCTCGCTCGGAATAATTTTAGAATATCCTGAATCGGACGTGTTTTCACAGGGTCGCTTGCTGAAGCGAACGCTGTCGCGTTCCAATGAGCTGCTCACAGGCGATCGTTCTTCTGCGGAACCAGTCGTGGGGTGTATTGGCGCAGGAAACTATGCCACGCAAGTTCTGTTGCCGGCTTTTAAAAAAACGGGAATCGCCTTCAGAACGGTTGCAAGCAGCATGGGTGTGAGTGCGGCTCATGCCGGCAGTAAGTTTGGATTTTTAGAAGTCACAAGCGACAATCGGTGTGTGATTGAATCTGCTGACAACAATACTGTCATCATCGCGACCAGGCACGATAGCCATGCGACATTCGCCGGTGAAGCATTGAAGGCTGGCAAGCATGTGTTTGTAGAAAAACCGTTGGCAATTACGAGAGAAGAACTGACGACGCTGTGTCACGTCTACGAAGACTGCCTCAGGTCACAGGCATCGCCACCCCTCGTGATGGTAGGATTCAATCGTCGGTTTGCCCCACAGATTCAGCAAATGAAACAGTTACTTGCTGGAATCTCAGAACCTAAGACGTTTGCTATGACGATCAATGCGGGCCATATTCCCCGTGACCACTGGACTCAGGATCGACTGATCGGAGGAGGGAGGATCATCGGCGAAGGATGCCATTTTGTGGACCTGCTTCGGTTTCTCGCTGCATCGCCGATTATTGGTATCCAAGCGATGTCGGCGGGCGAGGACAATGTGACGGTCACGTTACGATTTGCGGACGGATCGATTGGTACGGTCCATTACTTCTCAAACGGCCATAAATCATTTCCGAAAGAGCAGCTTGAGGTGTTTTGTAGTGGCAAGGTGCTGCGGTTGGAAAACTTCAGGAAACTTCGTGGCTACGGCTGGCCAGGATTTCGAAAAATGGATCTGTGGAGCCAGGACAAGGGACAGGCGGCGTGTGTCACAGCTTTTGTGGATGCCATTCGTCGAGGTGCCTGCTCCCCAATTCCCTGGGATGAACTCGTCGAGGTGACGCAAGTCACCTTTGACATCATGGATGCACTTGCATAG